A genomic region of Pseudomonas migulae contains the following coding sequences:
- the radC gene encoding RadC family protein: MSIRDWPAAERPRERLLELGSASLSDAELLAIFLRTGVAGKSAVDLARHLLSQFGSLRSLLEADQQTFSKQLGLGPAKFAQLQAILEMGRRHLAERARQKPALENPQAVRDYLKSMLRHEPHEVFGCLFLDSKHQVLTFEALFRGSIDSTSVHPRQVVKRALAHNAAALILCHNHPSGNTNPSQADRTLTKRLQEALDLIDVRVLDHFIIGDGEPLSMAEYGWM, encoded by the coding sequence ATGAGTATTCGCGATTGGCCGGCGGCCGAGCGGCCGCGGGAGAGGTTACTGGAGTTGGGCTCGGCCAGCCTTTCGGATGCCGAACTGCTGGCGATTTTTTTACGCACCGGGGTGGCCGGCAAAAGCGCGGTGGATCTGGCGCGACACTTGTTGAGCCAATTTGGCAGCCTGCGTTCGCTGTTGGAGGCCGATCAACAAACATTCAGCAAACAGTTAGGGCTCGGGCCAGCGAAATTCGCGCAGTTGCAGGCGATCCTTGAAATGGGGCGACGGCATTTGGCCGAGCGCGCGCGTCAGAAGCCCGCGTTGGAAAATCCCCAGGCCGTTCGTGATTACTTGAAGTCGATGCTCCGGCATGAGCCTCACGAGGTGTTTGGCTGCCTGTTTCTGGATTCGAAGCATCAGGTGCTGACCTTCGAGGCGTTGTTTCGCGGCTCGATCGACAGCACGAGCGTTCATCCAAGGCAGGTGGTCAAGCGCGCCCTGGCTCACAACGCCGCGGCGCTGATCCTCTGCCACAACCATCCCTCGGGCAACACCAACCCCAGCCAGGCTGACCGTACATTGACCAAACGCCTGCAAGAGGCGCTGGACTTGATTGATGTGCGGGTGCTCGACCATTTCATCATTGGTGACGGCGAACCGCTGTCGATGGCGGAGTATGGGTGGATGTAG
- the coaBC gene encoding bifunctional phosphopantothenoylcysteine decarboxylase/phosphopantothenate--cysteine ligase CoaBC: MQRLYRKRIVLGVGGGIAAYKSADLVRRLIDQGAEVRVVMTRGGSEFITPLTMQALSGHPVHLDLLDPAAEAAMGHIELAKWADMVLIAPATADLIARLAQGIADDLLTTLVLATDAVVAVAPAMNQAMWRDPATQANLQTLESRAIKAFGPASGSQACGDVGLGRMLEAVELAQCAADCFQRQALTGKHVLITAGPTQENIDPVRYITNHSSGKMGFALAEAAVEAGARVTLITGPVHLPTPDRVTRIDVVSARDMLAACEAAIPCDLFIASAAVADYRPEVVAPQKLKKDPTNGDGLLLQMVRNPDILATIATRPDRPFSVGFAAETEHLLDYAARKLKDKNLDLIVANDVANPSIGFNSEENACSVIDRELHATLFAQTSKSKIARQLITFIAERLNQV, encoded by the coding sequence ATGCAGCGGCTGTATCGAAAACGCATCGTTCTGGGCGTCGGCGGCGGCATTGCTGCCTACAAGAGCGCTGACCTGGTTCGCCGCCTGATCGACCAGGGCGCCGAAGTGCGCGTGGTCATGACCCGTGGCGGCAGCGAGTTCATCACCCCGCTGACCATGCAGGCCCTGTCCGGCCACCCGGTTCATCTGGATCTTCTGGACCCGGCGGCTGAAGCTGCCATGGGCCATATCGAACTGGCCAAGTGGGCCGACATGGTGCTGATCGCTCCGGCGACGGCAGACCTGATCGCCCGTCTGGCCCAGGGCATTGCCGACGATCTGCTGACCACGCTGGTGCTGGCCACCGACGCCGTGGTCGCCGTCGCCCCGGCGATGAACCAGGCGATGTGGCGCGACCCGGCCACCCAGGCCAACCTGCAAACCCTCGAAAGCCGCGCTATCAAAGCCTTCGGCCCGGCCTCCGGCAGCCAGGCCTGTGGCGACGTCGGCCTCGGTCGTATGCTCGAAGCCGTCGAACTCGCGCAGTGCGCAGCGGACTGCTTCCAGCGTCAGGCGTTGACCGGCAAACACGTGCTGATTACCGCCGGCCCGACCCAGGAAAACATCGATCCGGTGCGCTACATCACCAACCACAGCTCCGGGAAAATGGGCTTTGCCCTGGCCGAAGCGGCGGTTGAAGCTGGCGCCCGCGTCACGCTGATCACCGGCCCGGTGCACCTGCCGACCCCGGATCGCGTCACCCGTATCGATGTGGTCAGCGCCCGCGACATGCTCGCCGCCTGCGAAGCCGCGATCCCTTGTGACCTGTTTATCGCCTCGGCAGCGGTCGCGGATTACCGCCCCGAAGTCGTCGCCCCACAGAAACTCAAGAAAGACCCTACGAACGGCGACGGCTTGTTGCTACAAATGGTGCGCAATCCAGACATCCTGGCCACCATCGCCACGCGCCCCGACCGTCCGTTCAGTGTCGGTTTCGCCGCCGAAACCGAACACCTGCTCGATTACGCTGCGCGCAAGTTGAAAGACAAGAACCTCGATTTGATCGTCGCCAACGACGTCGCCAACCCGAGCATTGGCTTCAACAGCGAAGAAAACGCCTGCAGCGTGATCGACCGTGAGCTGCACGCCACGCTTTTCGCCCAGACCAGCAAGAGCAAAATCGCTCGCCAGCTGATCACTTTTATCGCCGAACGTCTGAACCAGGTTTAA
- the dut gene encoding dUTP diphosphatase, which translates to MHALQAKILDPRIGTEFPLPQYATPGSAGLDLRAMLEKDTVIKPGETVLIPTGLSVYIGDPGLAALILPRSGLGHKHGIVLGNLVGLIDSDYQGPLMVSCWNRGQTDFNMVVGERLAQLVLVPVVQAHFEMVEEFVETQRGTGGFGHSGSH; encoded by the coding sequence ATGCACGCTTTGCAAGCCAAGATCCTCGACCCACGCATCGGCACCGAATTCCCGCTGCCGCAGTACGCCACACCCGGCTCCGCCGGCCTCGACCTGCGCGCCATGCTGGAAAAAGACACCGTGATCAAGCCGGGCGAAACCGTGCTGATCCCGACCGGCCTGTCCGTCTACATCGGCGATCCAGGTTTGGCCGCGCTGATTCTGCCGCGCTCCGGCCTGGGCCATAAGCACGGCATCGTCCTGGGCAATCTGGTCGGTTTGATCGACTCCGATTACCAGGGTCCGCTGATGGTGTCGTGCTGGAACCGCGGCCAGACTGATTTCAACATGGTGGTGGGTGAGCGTTTGGCCCAATTGGTGTTGGTGCCGGTGGTTCAAGCGCACTTCGAGATGGTCGAAGAGTTCGTTGAAACCCAGCGCGGTACGGGCGGTTTCGGTCACTCCGGCAGCCATTGA
- the argB gene encoding acetylglutamate kinase encodes MTLEREAAANTAKVLSEALPYIRRYVGKTLVIKYGGNAMESEELKTGFARDIVLMKAVGINPVVVHGGGPQIGDLLKRLSIESHFIDGMRVTDAQTMDVVEMVLGGQVNKDIVNLINRHGGSAIGLTGKDAELIRAKKLTVTRQTPEMTQPEIIDIGQVGEVVGINTDLLNLLVKGDFIPVIAPIGVGANGESYNINADLVAGKVAEALKAEKLMLLTNIAGLMDKSGTVLTGLTTQQVDELIADGTIYGGMLPKIRCALEAVQGGVGSSLIIDGRVPNAILLEIFTDTGVGTLISNRKRP; translated from the coding sequence ATGACCCTCGAACGCGAAGCCGCCGCCAACACCGCCAAGGTCCTGTCCGAAGCGCTGCCTTACATCCGCCGCTATGTCGGCAAGACGCTGGTGATCAAATACGGCGGCAACGCGATGGAAAGCGAGGAGCTGAAAACCGGCTTCGCCCGCGACATCGTGCTGATGAAAGCTGTGGGCATCAACCCGGTGGTGGTTCACGGCGGCGGCCCGCAAATCGGCGATTTGCTCAAGCGCTTGTCGATCGAGAGCCACTTCATTGATGGCATGCGCGTGACGGATGCGCAGACCATGGACGTGGTGGAAATGGTCCTCGGCGGCCAGGTGAACAAGGACATCGTCAACCTGATCAACCGTCATGGCGGAAGCGCCATCGGCCTGACCGGTAAAGACGCCGAGCTGATTCGCGCGAAAAAGCTCACCGTCACCCGCCAGACCCCGGAGATGACCCAGCCGGAAATCATCGACATCGGTCAGGTGGGCGAAGTGGTCGGGATCAACACCGACCTGCTGAACCTGTTGGTAAAAGGCGATTTCATCCCGGTGATCGCGCCGATCGGCGTGGGTGCCAACGGCGAGTCGTACAACATCAACGCTGATCTGGTGGCCGGTAAAGTCGCGGAAGCACTGAAGGCTGAAAAGCTGATGCTGCTGACCAACATCGCCGGCCTGATGGACAAGTCCGGGACGGTCCTGACTGGCCTGACGACTCAACAGGTCGACGAGCTGATCGCCGACGGCACCATCTACGGCGGCATGCTGCCGAAGATCCGTTGCGCACTGGAAGCGGTTCAGGGTGGAGTGGGCAGTTCGTTGATCATTGATGGTCGGGTGCCGAACGCGATTTTGCTGGAGATCTTCACCGATACGGGTGTGGGTACCTTGATCAGCAATCGCAAGCGTCCTTAA
- the pyrE gene encoding orotate phosphoribosyltransferase, which yields MQAYQRDFIRFAIDRGVLRFGEFTLKSGRTSPYFFNAGLFNSGSALAQLGRFYAAAIVESGIPFDVLFGPAYKGIPLAATTAVALAEHHERDLPWCFNRKEAKAHGEGGSLVGAPLTGDVLIIDDVITAGTAIREVMQIIASQDGAKAAGVLIALNRQERGNGELSAIQEVERDFGIPVISIVSLNQVLEFLADDPQLKQHLPAVEAYRAQFGV from the coding sequence ATGCAAGCGTATCAACGCGATTTCATTCGTTTTGCCATCGATCGCGGCGTTTTGCGCTTCGGTGAGTTCACCCTGAAGTCCGGGCGCACCAGTCCTTACTTCTTCAATGCCGGTCTGTTCAACTCCGGTTCGGCCCTGGCGCAACTGGGTCGTTTTTACGCGGCAGCCATCGTCGAAAGCGGTATTCCGTTCGACGTATTGTTTGGCCCGGCGTACAAAGGCATCCCTTTGGCGGCGACTACTGCAGTGGCTTTGGCTGAACATCATGAGCGTGACTTGCCATGGTGCTTCAATCGCAAAGAGGCCAAGGCTCACGGCGAAGGCGGCAGCCTGGTTGGCGCACCGTTGACCGGTGACGTGCTGATCATCGACGACGTGATCACCGCGGGCACTGCCATTCGCGAAGTGATGCAGATCATCGCTTCCCAGGACGGCGCCAAGGCTGCTGGTGTACTGATCGCCCTGAATCGTCAGGAGCGTGGCAACGGTGAGTTGTCGGCGATCCAGGAAGTGGAGCGTGACTTCGGCATTCCGGTGATCAGCATTGTGTCGCTGAACCAGGTGCTGGAATTCCTGGCGGACGATCCGCAGCTCAAGCAACACCTGCCAGCGGTTGAAGCCTACCGCGCCCAATTCGGCGTCTGA
- a CDS encoding exodeoxyribonuclease III, with the protein MRIISVNVNGIQAAVERGLLSWLQAQNADVICLQDTRASAFELDDPAFQLDGYFLYACEAEVPAQGGVALYSRLQPKAVISGLGFETADRYGRYLQADFDKVSIATLLLPSGQNGDEDLNQKFKLMDDFARYLDKQRRKRREYIYCGSLYVAQQKLDIKNWRDSQQSPGFLAPERAWMDEIVGNMGYVDALREVSREGDQYSWWPDNEQAEMLNLGWRFDYQILTPGLRRFVRSARLPRQPRFSQHAPLIVDYDWTLTI; encoded by the coding sequence ATGCGGATCATCAGTGTGAACGTCAATGGTATTCAGGCTGCAGTGGAGCGAGGTTTGCTCAGTTGGCTGCAAGCACAGAATGCCGACGTCATCTGCCTGCAGGACACCCGCGCCTCCGCCTTTGAACTGGACGATCCAGCCTTCCAACTGGATGGCTACTTCCTTTATGCCTGCGAAGCCGAAGTTCCCGCCCAGGGTGGCGTGGCTTTGTATTCGCGGTTGCAACCGAAGGCTGTCATCAGCGGTCTCGGCTTCGAGACGGCCGACCGCTACGGGCGCTACCTGCAAGCCGATTTCGACAAGGTCAGCATCGCGACCTTGCTGCTCCCTTCGGGGCAGAACGGCGATGAAGACTTGAACCAGAAGTTCAAGCTAATGGACGATTTCGCCCGTTATCTGGATAAACAGCGGCGCAAACGTCGCGAGTACATTTACTGTGGCTCGCTGTACGTGGCGCAACAGAAGCTGGATATCAAGAACTGGCGCGACAGCCAGCAATCCCCGGGCTTCCTGGCACCTGAGCGTGCCTGGATGGACGAGATTGTCGGCAACATGGGTTATGTCGACGCCCTGCGCGAAGTCAGCCGTGAAGGCGACCAGTACAGCTGGTGGCCGGATAACGAACAGGCGGAAATGCTCAACCTGGGCTGGCGCTTCGATTACCAGATACTGACGCCGGGCCTGCGCCGCTTCGTACGCAGTGCGCGCCTGCCACGTCAGCCACGGTTCTCGCAGCATGCGCCGCTGATCGTGGACTACGACTGGACGCTGACTATCTAG
- the gltS gene encoding sodium/glutamate symporter, which translates to MVQLDFYGTLVAASLVLLLGRGLVTRIGFLRSYNIPEPVAGGLVVALLLLALRVFDIEVRFDTSLQTPLMLAFFATIGLSADFASLKKGGRVVGIFLLAVIGLLVVQNAMGIGLAKALGLDPLMGLLTGSITLSGGHGTGAAWGATFSEKFGLASASELAMASATFGLVLGGLIGGPVARLLIKRVQTPGCEKDKPRLPKGFEQPNKERSITPFSFIETLALISVSLMAGSLLNGLLHGTAFELPTFVCVLFVGVVLRNGLSALGLYQVFEREVSVLGNVSLSLFLAIALMSLKLWDLAALALPIFIILAAQALVMALFAIFVTFRMMGSNYDAAVLAAGHCGFGLGATPTAIANMQAVTQRYGPSQIAFLVVPMVGAFFIDIINVIVIKLYLALPFFAAA; encoded by the coding sequence ATGGTTCAACTCGATTTTTATGGAACACTTGTGGCCGCCTCTTTAGTGCTGTTACTGGGACGCGGACTCGTCACACGAATCGGTTTTTTACGCAGTTACAATATCCCTGAGCCTGTAGCAGGCGGCCTGGTGGTGGCTCTGCTTCTCCTGGCTTTGCGGGTATTTGATATTGAGGTCCGATTTGACACCTCACTACAAACGCCCTTGATGTTGGCTTTTTTTGCCACCATCGGCTTGAGTGCAGACTTTGCCAGCCTGAAGAAAGGGGGGCGCGTAGTCGGGATCTTTCTGCTGGCGGTGATCGGGCTTCTGGTGGTCCAGAATGCCATGGGCATCGGCCTCGCAAAGGCCTTGGGGCTCGATCCGTTGATGGGCTTGTTGACGGGCTCGATTACGTTGTCTGGCGGTCATGGTACCGGCGCTGCATGGGGAGCGACGTTCAGCGAGAAGTTTGGTCTGGCTTCCGCCTCTGAACTCGCGATGGCCTCTGCGACGTTTGGCCTGGTGCTGGGTGGGTTGATTGGTGGCCCGGTTGCTCGCCTGCTCATCAAGCGTGTTCAGACACCCGGTTGCGAGAAAGATAAGCCGCGTCTGCCGAAGGGCTTTGAGCAGCCAAACAAAGAGCGTTCGATCACGCCATTTTCGTTTATCGAGACGCTCGCCCTGATCTCCGTCAGTCTGATGGCAGGCTCCCTCTTGAATGGTCTGCTCCACGGAACGGCATTTGAGTTACCAACGTTCGTATGTGTCTTGTTCGTGGGCGTGGTCTTGCGCAATGGCCTTTCCGCACTTGGCCTGTATCAGGTGTTTGAACGTGAAGTTTCCGTATTGGGGAATGTCAGCCTGTCGCTGTTTCTGGCGATCGCTCTGATGTCGCTCAAACTATGGGACCTGGCCGCATTGGCGTTGCCGATCTTTATCATCCTGGCTGCGCAAGCATTGGTCATGGCACTGTTTGCGATTTTCGTGACTTTCAGAATGATGGGCAGCAACTACGATGCGGCAGTTCTGGCGGCAGGGCATTGCGGTTTCGGGCTGGGAGCAACGCCAACGGCCATCGCTAACATGCAAGCGGTGACACAACGTTACGGTCCTTCGCAGATAGCGTTTCTGGTGGTGCCAATGGTGGGGGCTTTCTTCATCGACATCATTAACGTCATCGTGATCAAGTTGTACCTGGCACTGCCGTTTTTCGCTGCAGCCTGA